One Urocitellus parryii isolate mUroPar1 chromosome 14, mUroPar1.hap1, whole genome shotgun sequence DNA segment encodes these proteins:
- the Helt gene encoding hairy and enhancer of split-related protein HELT isoform X1, translated as MSDKLKERRRTPVSHKVIEKRRRDRINRCLNELGKTVPMALAKQSSGKLEKAEILEMTVQYLRALHSADFPRGREKAELLTEFANYFHYGYHECMKNLVHYLTTVERMETKDTKYARILAFLQSKARLGAEPAFPPLSSLPEPDFSYQLHPAGPELAGHSPGEATVFPQGAAPGPFPWPHGAARSPALPYLPSAPVPLPSPAQQHSPFLTPVQGLDRHYLNLIGHAHPNALNLHTPQHPPVL; from the exons ATGTCAGACAAGCTCAAGGAACGCAGA AGAACCCCTGTTTCTCATAAAGTGATAGAAAAGCGGAGGAGGGACCGAATCAACCGTTGCTTGAATGAGCTGGGCAAGACTGTGCCCATGGCCCTGGCAAAGCAG AGTTCCGGGAAGCTGGAGAAGGCGGAGATCCTGGAGATGACTGTTCAATACCTGAGAGCTCTACACTCTGCTGATTTTCCCCGGGGAAGGGAAAAAG CAGAACTTCTAACGGAGTTTGCAAACTACTTCCACTATGGCTACCATGAGTGCATGAAGAACCTGGTGCATTACCTCACCACCGTGGAGCGGATGGAGACCAAAGACACCAAGTACGCGCGCATCCTGGCCTTTTTGCAGTCCAAGGCCCGCCTGGGCGCGGAGCCCGCCTTCCCGCCGCTGAGTTCGCTCCCGGAGCCAGATTTCTCTTACCAACTGCACCCTGCGGGGCCTGAGTTGGCAGGCCATAGCCCGGGAGAGGCCACTGTGTTCCCACAGGGCGCTGCCCCGGGGCCTTTCCCCTGGCCACATGGCGCTGCTCGCAGCCCGGCGCTGCCTTACCTGCCCAGCGCACCTGTGCCGCTCCCAAGCCCAGCGCAGCAGCACAGCCCTTTCCTAACACCGGTGCAGGGTCTCGACCGGCATTACCTCAACCTGATAGGCCATGCCCACCCTAACGCCCTTAACCTGCACACGCCCCAGCACCCCCCGGTGCTCTGA
- the Helt gene encoding hairy and enhancer of split-related protein HELT isoform X2, which yields MSDKLKERRRTPVSHKVIEKRRRDRINRCLNELGKTVPMALAKQSSGKLEKAEILEMTVQYLRALHSADFPRGREKELLTEFANYFHYGYHECMKNLVHYLTTVERMETKDTKYARILAFLQSKARLGAEPAFPPLSSLPEPDFSYQLHPAGPELAGHSPGEATVFPQGAAPGPFPWPHGAARSPALPYLPSAPVPLPSPAQQHSPFLTPVQGLDRHYLNLIGHAHPNALNLHTPQHPPVL from the exons ATGTCAGACAAGCTCAAGGAACGCAGA AGAACCCCTGTTTCTCATAAAGTGATAGAAAAGCGGAGGAGGGACCGAATCAACCGTTGCTTGAATGAGCTGGGCAAGACTGTGCCCATGGCCCTGGCAAAGCAG AGTTCCGGGAAGCTGGAGAAGGCGGAGATCCTGGAGATGACTGTTCAATACCTGAGAGCTCTACACTCTGCTGATTTTCCCCGGGGAAGGGAAAAAG AACTTCTAACGGAGTTTGCAAACTACTTCCACTATGGCTACCATGAGTGCATGAAGAACCTGGTGCATTACCTCACCACCGTGGAGCGGATGGAGACCAAAGACACCAAGTACGCGCGCATCCTGGCCTTTTTGCAGTCCAAGGCCCGCCTGGGCGCGGAGCCCGCCTTCCCGCCGCTGAGTTCGCTCCCGGAGCCAGATTTCTCTTACCAACTGCACCCTGCGGGGCCTGAGTTGGCAGGCCATAGCCCGGGAGAGGCCACTGTGTTCCCACAGGGCGCTGCCCCGGGGCCTTTCCCCTGGCCACATGGCGCTGCTCGCAGCCCGGCGCTGCCTTACCTGCCCAGCGCACCTGTGCCGCTCCCAAGCCCAGCGCAGCAGCACAGCCCTTTCCTAACACCGGTGCAGGGTCTCGACCGGCATTACCTCAACCTGATAGGCCATGCCCACCCTAACGCCCTTAACCTGCACACGCCCCAGCACCCCCCGGTGCTCTGA